From Impatiens glandulifera chromosome 7, dImpGla2.1, whole genome shotgun sequence:
TCCTGGGTCCAAATACATTCAGAGAACCTTGGCATCTTCCTTATTCTCCTCCCAATGCAATTATTGAGATAGTGTAAGAGGATACTTTAACATCAATCCTctttattaatcatatatattatgtcCCTACAGTTTGCTCTTACTGGGTGAAACCAAATTTTCTCTTTTGCTTCTATTACTTTTGTATTGGGTTTTaaacttgtttatttattgtgGGGGTCTTTTATCATTTTGTGTTAGAGATGGAAAAGAagaaacatatttaattatacaaGCTTTTCTTCTTTTCCTGCTTTTGATCTTATGGAGGATATCATGCAATGGGGCTAATAGCTGGCTGAGGGGCACACATAAGCCTTTAgattattgttttataaatttattaaagcagaaaatctaaacaaaatttacattttatGGATATATTGGCAATTTCTGCAAGTCTTATTCAATATCTTGTAGGTATGAGGATGCTTTTAATAGATTCATTGATGAGATCAACTCTGTTGCTGCGTATGACTGGTGGGAGGGATCAGTTCACAGTATCCTATCTGTGCTTGCATATCCTTGTGCCTGGTCCTGGAAACAATGGCGCAGGAGAAATAAGATCCAACGTCTTCAGGACTATGTTAAATCTGAATATGATCATTCATGCCTGCGATCATGCCGTTCGAGGGCCCTCTACAAAGGAATGAAGGTACTTCTTGCCAAGTGCTCTGACTTCTATTCTTATTGTTTCCATTTgtttgttttccttttttttgtttaatgtaagtctatttctctttatttattttatgtgttCACAAcctcttttattaatataaagttAACCTTCTTTAAGCAATATATATTTAGAGACAATCTACGATTGTTCATGCCTTGACTCTTACAAATTTAGTGCAGGTTGGAGCAACCCCGGACTTGATGGTTGTATTCATTGATTTCTTCCTTGGAGGTGATGAAAAACGAGTGGATATGGTAACCATTATCCAGAAAAGGTTTCCTATGTGCATAATTTTTGGTGGGGATGGGAGCTTTATGTCACCTTATAATCTTCATACCGATGCATTGATGACAAATCTTATTGGGCAGGTTTCTTTTTAACTTCAGTTTGAAATATATTCTGTCTGAACGATCTTATGCGACAAAGTAATTGTATCTTTTTATTCACAGCATGTACCTGCAACTGTTTGGAATCGTTTGGTAGCAGGTTTGAATGCTCAACTAAGAATAGTAAGGCACCGAGCAATTCGTTATGCTTTACTTCCTGTTATTGATTGGATAAAGACACATGGAAATCCCCAACTTGCATTCCATCAAGCAAGGATTGAACTGGGATGGTTTCAGGCCACTGCCACTGGTTATTATCAGCTAGGTATTTTGGTGATAGTTGGTGATAATTCTCTTAACTCACACCAGGGTGATTTGACACCCAGGATTCATGAGACCTACCCAAGGTAAATCCCATATTGATATGCAGCATGACATTGTTTGAGACAATGCATCTATGCACAATTCATATGATTCATCGATCTAGATATATTtgctgaaaatttaaaatatagtctTGTTTGTTTGTAAAGGTTAAAGTGCAGTGGAAATGGCAAACTAGTTATCTTCTTGTTTGTTCGTAAAAGTCTTTAAACGGTCATACAAGGTTCTGAAAATTTGAGTTACACCATCATATGAAGTATCCTCGACTCAATATGAAACCAATTCTCAACCTTTAGATGAGTCAGAAGGTAGAGTAGCATTACATCCACTGCCAATTAGCATCGTAAGATTTCAAGAGCTTGTTTGAcaacaaacaatttttttcaaaaactattGTTTGATGTAAAAGTGGTTTTATGGgtaaaatgactaaaatatccttagtagttaatatttataaagaataaagtaagggtattttggtattttatgTGATTGATTTGAATGGTTTGATGGAAGAAGTGATTGGTGATATGATAGTGGTTTATTTGGTAAATTAGCAGGAAAAAAAGGGAGTATCAATAACTTATCACCAGAATCCAGATCATAAAAATGACAGAAGATATTATAATGTCAAATATTGATTCCTATATATTTAGCTCTCTTCTAACCTATTATAACCCTATTCGAACTGGTATTTTCAGCAATGATGCTATTAGTACCCAGAGAAGTTTTCAGCAGCTACAACAGAGTCAATCTATAGGCCATGGATTAACCAGTAAACGGATCACAGATGGGATTAATGGAGGTTTAATAAACATTGCTACTATAAAGTCTTTGGAGGTTAGAAGGGACCTACTGTTTCCCGTCTCTCTTCTATGGCATAACACAAGACCTGTTGGGCGTGAGGTTGGTATCTATCATCtattgattgatattaagaGAACTTTGTTTGATTCTTTGTTTTTTAACTTTTCTGTCATCATCTCAGGATACCCTGCAGCTGCTCATATCTGTGATGCTTTTAGCTGATCTTTCAGTCACCCTTCTTATGCTTGTTCAATTTTATTGGATCTCTCTCGGCGCTTTCCTTGCTGTCTTGCTCATCCTTCCTCTATCTTTGCTTTCTCCATTCCCAGCTGGCTTGAATGCCTTATTTAGCAGAGGTTACAAGAGAGCTTCCCTTGCTCGCATCTATGCATTATGGAATGCAACCTCTTTGGCAAACATTGTAAGTTCTAGCATGGGTTCATTAAATCCTAATTGAGCCTTTTGATTAAATTGCTTTATCTTGggattattattttctttttactaaaatcaatataaactaattaagaagACACTCAAGATTATAATAAAGAATTGCTTTTCAACAGATGATTGCTTTTATTTGCGGTGTGGTTCATTACGGCCTCGCCTATTTCCAGCCACCCGAGGATATTAACATGTGGAACACAAAAAGGTGAGGTTACTAACTTCTTACTACTTGGAGAGATCCACGTATTTATTTTTGCTCATATGGCATCTAAAATCATACTTTACAGGGAGGATGACAAATGGTGGCTCCTGCCAACCATCCTGTTGTTGTTTAAGGCGATTCAAGCCCGTTTTGTGGACTGGCACATAGCAAACCTAGAAGTTCCAGATTTTTCTCTGTATTGCCCAGATGCCGACACTTTTTGGGCATACGAGCCTTCTTAAGAACTTTCAACAGCTCCAAAAGATGCTCCTGGATCGATCAATTAAGCCAGCCAGTCAGTCAGTCATAGCCATATTGTGAATTCGTTCTGTATAggtctctctttctttttctctcttccaTGTTCATGGTGGTTTGGTTTTTGTAATGGTAGTAGTAATGGAAAGAGAACCTGATATAAACTgaagaaacttaatttttttcattgaaATGAGCCATGTCCATAATAGATAAGATTTAGTAGATGGAGGATGGTAGAGAAAATGACTCTAGAGGATAATAGGTCACCTGGAATTCAGACATGAAAAAGTTTTGTACAGCCACGAAGATGGAAAAGAAAATGACTCAAATATTACTGTGATAGtgtatcatgttttttttacttttgtgatattctattatttttcaTGTAATATTTCTCTCCTTGTGtcttaatatataagttattttcCATTTTACCTTGGTTCAATAACAAATGATGATATTTTTGGTattcttcaaataattttacgtactttttaaattaaatagttatGCATGTAAATTTAATCACTTTTTAACATCACAAAGttatgggaaatttgacgaaataacacTAGTAAGAGAGTTATTTCTAAATTTAGCATAggctaaataaaattttcaaatataacattttctCTATGTAAAAAGACATTATTGcccttaaataataataataaaaaaagtctaTTTCCTTTCTCCTTCCCTTCTCCCCTTCAGTTTTCACTCTCTTTCCTCTTTTGATATTTCTAAACTGCCTCCACTCTGACGACGACCGATTCAAGCCCACGACCCACCTCTCCCCGACGACATATCCGAGCCCCCGACGACATATCCGAGCCCCCAACGACGATCCAAGCAGAACAAAGAACGATCATCGCTGCGAAGATCGATCCAACAAAACCAGGCTTTAAATGCATCGTCGAAGGTTGACTGaatcgttttgggtttaaaatacATCTGTCGAAGGTTGTTGCAGatgacagtgcatctgtcgcaggcgaatgcgcagtcgcatgcgacagatgcgcagtcgtctgcgacagatatATATTTCACTGTAAAACCAATCAACCAAGCTCTAAAACCATTCATCCATGACCTAACCTACACCCTAGACTCTAAACGACGAAACCCTAAACATTCTTCCATTTCAGCGGTGAAACGACGAAGGCAACGGAAACACAGAAAACTAACCTGAATGTTGGAGACGTTCCAGTTTCCTTGGTTTTGTTGGTTCGTTCTTCGCAGCGATGATCGTTcttggatcgtcgtcggggAGAGGTGGGGTTTCGGGGGCTTGGTTCGTCGTCAGGGAGAGGGGCTTGGATCGGTCATCTTTGGGGAGTGTTTGGAAATATGAAAAGTGGAGAGGGAGAGAAAACGACTGAAGGGGAGAagagaaggaaaaaagaaactgtttttttttatttatttaagggCAATAAGGTCTTTTTGCATAGggaaaatgttatatttgaaaaaattatttatcctatgctaagtttgaaaataacccttatttcatcaaatttctccaaattaTCATATTGatcacaattttataatttttataatttaatggaTTAATTATCTTATTGATGTtcactatataaatattttccatTTTAATTTAGTTCAATAGCAAGGAGTGATATTTTTGTTACCcttcaaataattttacatatttttttaaattaactaggtttgtatataaatttaatcACTTTTTAACATCACAAAGTTATCATATTGATCACaattatattatgatttttatatgtaaaaagACTCACAAACTTTTagaaaattactttaaaaaaatgttatttataaaattatttgtgtaaaaataaatttaagtacttcaaatatatattattatataatattaagataacCCTAATACTTTGTCTTACCAAAGACCGCTGCTGGGCTGGgttttaacaaataaatgattatgattattgtattttattattatttttaaatgttttggaTTTAATTATATGATCCGTTTCGCTGCGGGTTGGGTTTGCATAAGAACGGGTCAGAGTGATTTCATCTGCTCTCTCTTTCACAGCGCAAAACCCTCAAGGGTTGCAGAACCACAGCTCGAGATCGACTGTGAAAATGACGTTTAGGTCAAAAGAAATGATGAAGACGATACTGAAGAAGATAGGGGGTGAAGGAAATCTAGCTCCTGGAGTGAAAGAATCCCTGAAAAAGTGTATTCCAGACACCAAAATCATCATGGGTCGTGCCCACCGCGGCATCTTCGCCGGCCGGCACATCCAGTTCGGCAACAACATAAGTGAAGACGGTGGCAACAAGTACGTACATCTTCACTCTCTCATGTTTCTTACTTGTTTTCTTCTGTAGATCGTCTGCTTGCTTGTTATCCTGATAATCTTGAAACATTAACACAACTCTCAGACATTCAGTATTCTACTGAAATGTATTTGTGGATTCCATCTTCCTTTATACATTCTGAAAGGGAAATGCTTTGAAATAAGTCACTGAGGGTCAATTGgattaatacaaaaaataatctgTTAGCAAGCACTCATACACAACCCCCCAATGGTGGTAAACTCTGGATCAATCAGGCCAGTTAGACCTCCAATTTACTCATGATTCCATAAGTACTGTATGTAAGCACAAGATTGTAGAATATGGTTTGCATTATGGGTTTCTTCTCTCCTATACTATGTTGGTGTTAGGTACATCTTTTGACTTTGGAAAATACTTGGGACTTACATCCTGTTAATTTATTACTTGAAAACAGATTAGTACAATGTATATTAGATAAGTCATGTTTACCATTTCGGATGCTGTTGTCAAAATGGTTAGTATCAATAAGCTATAGATGATGGTAACTCAGTTGTCCTAGCTGCAACTAACGAAATTCGGAACCAAGCACCAATTTCATGCCCACATCTTGTAATTCgaaaaaaaaccctaaaaagGGATCATCTGGTTCTTATTATAGGGAAATACATGACTTGAGTGCATAAAATCGAGATATGCTTAACAAGTAGAGTCCCTTTGAAATTAGCATCTCTAGCCCACACACAAAGAAGGTGCAGTGGATTAACAAAACATTTAGGAAGAAATAAGCAGTAGAAATAAAAGGCAATTCTGTGATTTGGATGGATTCTTCAGAAACAATTTCAAAACCAATCCTTCTACACACCAGATTGATTCTTCCAAAACTCTTTCAAAACCTTCATCTGGAATGTGGACACCTTTGAGTATGTTAAACTATTACAATAAATTACAAATTGTATTAGCTGACAATTATAGACAGGAATGAGTAGGATATGAAGATATGGCATCAAGTAAGCTTTACATATTCTTCACTAAATTCTTTTGATGCTTATCTACATACATTTGCCATTATTTATTCTAGAGTGCAACGAGTAAcggaatttgaattttgaaagtTCTTTGTTAATCATCTTTTGCAGAATAATATTTCCACTCAAAAACACCTGCAGTTGTTTTGTAGGAGAAAAATATTGCTATGTCCTTTCTATTTTATATAGAAAGCatttgataaaactgaaaattaagtgttgaataGTGAGTTGTAAGTGCAGAACAAAATAAGTATTTGGAAAATAGATGgtgaataaaccaaatgaaaattAAGTTGATTGGATAAAATGTTGAACTAATATTGTCAAAATACTTAAAAGACCATCTTACCCTTATAATGACTTAAATTGATTAGTTTTCAggttaaagttgtcttttgGATGATATTACTAAATTACTAAGCTAAGTCATTAAAAACTTTATtcttttacttaatttaaataaataagtgatACATAATTTCTCAATACTTGGTGTCATTCAaccaatatcttattttttaatgtttggtGATGGTTACAGAACAAGAAGACATTGGAAACCAAATGTACAAGAGAAGCGACTATTCAGTTACATCCTAGATAGACACATTCGCGTAAAAGTGACCACACATGCCATCCGTTGTATTGACAAAGCAGGCGGTATCGACGAGTACTTGCTTAAGACTCCATATCACAAAATGGACACGGAAATGGGTCTTTTTTGGAAGTCAAAAATTGAAAAGATGTATGAACATCTTGGGGAGATGGAAGTGGTCTTCTTCTCCCCGGAGGATGAAGCCAATTTTGAGGAGCAGTTCAAACAGGCCAGACAGCAACAAAGAGCAGCTCGACGAGAATCAAGGAGAAAATTGTTTGTAGGGTCCGGGAAAGAGAAGGATGTTGCTGAAGAGAATGGAGCAGGCGAAGGCAGTGACAGCGAAGAAGGATCTCAACCACTTCTGGCAAATTCTTGAGCGTTTTTGCCTTGATTATAATGTCAAAATGCTTTGACCTCGGCTTTGTTTGGCCATGAATTAAGATTACAGAGGATTATCTTGCTTTAGTTTGTGCTGGATGGAGtaacaataaaagaaaaatccaTTTAGTGAGGCTGTTTTTCGCCATTACTGCAGCATTTGGCCATtttatgtatttgtttttgtaatgtTAAACATTTTCCATCAAAACTTTTATATTGACATTGTTTTCTAACTTGAATGGTTGACTTAACAACTAATGCAAATTGTTGTCCCAATTTGATAGTATTATAAATTGGAGGATGAATTTGACATGTTAACAAAATGTGGGTGTCATTCAATCAATATGAACTCAATCaactatatatatgttataggggtaattgatatttttttaaataccaattttcacttaatatattttcaaattatgcTTTCTTAATTTGATACaacaattggttaaatatatattttaatatattttgttttcattttttttaatatattgaaatagaataaaaagtttattcaagtaatagtaatataatatatattttttttaagaatataaatattttttttgtcatacaataatattataaattaaaataataaatatttataaattatttaaaatatagtgctaaataaataaataattttattttaatatttgaatatatatatatatatattatctatataattttttatttatatattatgtatttattatattttatgaatttgtttttatatatatttataaaaataaatagtagttgtaaaatattaataataataaaatattcgtgtcaaatatatattatcttttattttaatatctattaaatagttagttttaaaataattcattataatttaattctttaaatcatttataaatatttattattttaatttttaatagaataaaaaactattgttaaattaaatattaaataatatttttttcaaacatataaataatactatattttaaatgagtGATAGGGAGAGAAATTGAGGAAGAAATGTGAGAATGAACTATGTATCATTacttaactaaaaatatatataaagagagtataaacataaattttattattttttcgacTAATTAATTCTCTCACTCATCCCTCTTTCAAATTGCATGTcacaatcatttttcatatatttacgAGATTTGatcaatttcttaaatttatctatacttaaattatttattaaattaaaaaagaaacaaatcaCTAGGACTCCATTTACTAAGTGACTtagattatgaaaaaaaatattttgtttacataaatatgacattatttataatatcgTTAATATAGGTTACGACGATAAATGAGATTCCCTGTTAAAAATAGTGCCCTCTTTCAGAATTATTGATGACAATCAtctatttcttaaattttaaaagaaacgACGCCACATACGATTATATCTATTAAATGACATACGATTATATCTATTAAATGACTTAGATTAAGAAGGAAATAGTTATTCTGATTTGATAAATATGACACGATTTACACACAATTTCCAATATTGTGATATAGGCTATGGCGGTCAAGGAGCTTCCTTAAGAACTCGTTAAGAAAAAGTGAACCCTCTTTAAGAAGACGTCAACAATCTATTTCTTCAATGAAAAAGGTAACAACGTCACATAGGGTTCCACCTACCAAATGacctagattaaaaaaataaattattttgtttggataAATACGACAAAATTTACATTAACGTGGATATAGGTTATGGTGATTAGTGAACATCCCTAAGAACTCGCGTTAAGAAACAGTGACCCCTTCTTAAAAATCATCGGcaacaataatatatttcttaaattaaatagGATACGACACAAAATAGAACTGCACCTACTAAATGACCTtgattgagaaaaaatattgtttgaataaatatgtcacaatttataatatcgTAAATATATGATATGATGGTCAATGAGCTTCCCTAAAAGCTCGTAATAAGAAACAATCGTCCCTCTTTAAGAATCATCGGCGACAACagtttatttcttaaattaaagagGAAATGTCATGTAGGACTTCACCTACTAAATGatctagattaaaaaaaatttactctGTTTAGATAAATATGACACAATTTATAATATCGTAAATATATGTTATGACGGTCAATGAGCTTCCCTAAAAGCTCGTATTAAGAAACAATGGTCCCCTATTTAAGAATTATCGGCGACAAccgtttattttttaaattaaagaggaAATGTCATGCAGGACTTTACCTACTAAATGacctagattaaaaaaaaaatactctgTTCGATAAATATGACACAATTTATATTATCGTGGATATAAGTTATGACTGTCAATGAATTCCCCTAAGAACTCACTTTAAGAAATAATGTCCTCTTTTTAAGAATCGTCAACGACaacaatttatttcttaaattaaagagGAAACGACACCACTTAAGACTCCACCTATTAAATGACTTAATAGAATAAGACCTTCCTTTAAGAAACATCGACTACAACAAtctatttctttaattaaagaGGAAACGACGTCAAGTAAGACTCCATCTACTAAATGACCtagattaagaaaaaaaattatctcatttagataaatatgacacaatttataatattgtggatATAAGTAATGGCGGTCAATGAGATTCCCTAAGAACTCGTTCTAAGAAACAGTTAcccatttttaaaaatcatcaGCGACAATAATCTATTTCTCAATTCAAAGAAGAAACAGTGTCACGTAAGACTCCGCCTACTAAATGAccttaattaagaaaaaattacttttattattgtGGATATAGATTAGGATTGTCAATGAGCTTCCTTAAGAACTCACTTTAAGAAATAATGGCTCTCTTTTTAAGAATTACCAACgacaataatatatttcttaaattaaagagGAAACGACACCACGTAAGTCTACAACAATCCATTTCTTAAACTAAAGAGGAAACGACGCCACAAAACTCCACCTACTAAATGACCtagattaagaaaaaaatattatccttTGAATTTGACACAATTTACGTGATCATGGATATACAATGACGGTCAATTAGCTTCATTAAGAACTAGCTTTAAGAAACAACGCCCCTCTTTAAAAATTATCGGCGACAACTATccatttcttaaattaaagagGAAATGATGCCACGTAGGATTGCACCTACTAAATAACCtagattagaaaaaaatattttgtttggataaaCATGACACAATTTACACTATTGTAGATATAGGTTACGATAGTCAATGAGTTTCCCTAAGAACTCGTTTTAAAAGTAGTGGCTCTCTCAATAAGAATCATCGGTGACaacaatttatttcttaaattaaagagaaaacGGCGCCACCTAAGATTCTAGGTACTAACTGatctagattaaaaaaaaaatatttcatttaagcGAAATCCTGTAATCTCATTCTTCTCCttagaatatattataacaaaataaaaaatatatttaacaattaatttgtaaagttaGTAAAAAAGATATTGTATACTTAAATGTTGTaagaattttttctaatttcattaattaattataacttatattagatatattttatactaggctaattctaaattaaaaaataaataatattctattaaataaaaaataactttaattaaatgaaatttgtgaaaaataaaactttcaAGAAACTGTCTTGTCTAATTTGTAACCCTAATTTGACAGGACACAAAATCGGAAGGCATATTTAAATATCATGAAACATAAGgacgaatatatatatatttgcaacATCACAACATAAACTCCAAGAGGACCGAAGAACAGCTTCTAAACTTCCAGCAATGGCGGCGGCGTCACCGGCCCTAAGCAACAATTCCCCAGTGGCAAATAGTCCTAACGTCGCCTCTGCCGCTAGCGCTGCCGCAATAATTCCGACGACGACCAACTCTTCTCGGAATCTCCGTGGTCTCAATAAGCCTAAATGTATCCAGTGCGGAAACGTTGCTCGATCCAGGTGATTTTCTCTCCTCCCAGTCCTTACTATCTCATGGTGTTTTCTTTCGTAAATTCGCTACCATAATCGAGGAAAAAGCCTGAATATTTAGGCATCTAATGTCAGCAGCTACTACTTAAAAGTTGTGATGGTTTAACCTAGTGATGGAACCCTAGGGTTAAGCGAAACGTAATCTAGCAAGTTTCTTAGATATGGGTAtactcttctttttttttatcaaaagaaAAGCTTGATTCTTCTTATAGGGCATACGTGATATTGAAAATcggaaaattttaaaattatgatcatGTTATCTTGTACCGCATCTAGTAACAGTTCCATTGATGATTAAAGGTTGGTTGTTAGAAGAAAGAAATTTCTACTTAGAAAGAATGAAGTAGAAGCTTAGTCTTTAAGTAAAAATTGACAGGGCATAGCCGATGATGAAGAGATCCAGAAACTATATTGCATAGATATATGCATCATATTTGTTGCttgtaatttaaaaatgagtttAATTTATTACTCAGGTGTCCCTACCAGTCATGCAAGAGCTGCTGTGCAAAAGCCCAGAATCCATGCCATATTCATGGTGCGTGTTGTTTTTCCTTCTGATCTGTTATTACTATGATGAATGCGTCTTTGGCATACTTTAAGTTCTGAATGGCCTTTGTGTTTAATCTTTGTTACTTTACTTGCAAATCTGTTATAATTTCTGTTTTCAGCATCTCACATTTTAAAGTGGGAGATCTGTAATCACATTCCACTAAACTGTTGGAAATTTATCATCTTTCTGGCCTTTAAAACATTGGGACCTTAAACATTATACTATATTGTTCCAaagtatcattttttttgtaGCTTTTTGGATGTTTAAGGTTGTTCTATGTTGATTCTCCTTGAGAATTTTGACTATCACTTCTGTAAGAGGGTGTGTGATTACATATATTCTTAATGGAAACAAATAATTGGGATTAATAACATCATCGAGTGTAACTGACAAAGCACCATGTAGGTTTGAGATTAAATGATAGATCTAGTTGACCCATTGGAAATTGGCATGAACTTGATCCATGTGTAGTTAAGGATAATACTCTTTGGATCACCAAAGCCTGCAAGCTTATCTAGCTAACTATTCTTGTGCATCCAACTGAATGGGGTTAGTATTGTCCTTTTAAAATATGTGGATGATCATGTATTATGTATTTGTGTTCAATGTTCACTTACAATCcccttatttatgaattaatatctTTGAAACATCTTTCAAACAACTGTCATGTGTGAAAAAGAGAGGTTATGATATGTACAACAGGACCTTGTTTTTTATTTACGACCTTTCTCATCTTGTGGTTGAAACCATTTGTTAAATGACCTTGAAGTAGTGAAAAActgattatttagattttagtgTAAGAAAAATATGACTCTATGAACCAGCAATGGATGGATTGATACATTTACTGATATCTTTTCACCATATTAATGAAAGTATATGATAGAGGTTGAAGCACTTTTACACTGATCAATTCAGTGTGCCCAAAagaaataatacattttattttacctCTACTAACAAAATAAGTGTTCCCATTT
This genomic window contains:
- the LOC124945322 gene encoding 54S ribosomal protein L24, mitochondrial; translation: MTFRSKEMMKTILKKIGGEGNLAPGVKESLKKCIPDTKIIMGRAHRGIFAGRHIQFGNNISEDGGNKTRRHWKPNVQEKRLFSYILDRHIRVKVTTHAIRCIDKAGGIDEYLLKTPYHKMDTEMGLFWKSKIEKMYEHLGEMEVVFFSPEDEANFEEQFKQARQQQRAARRESRRKLFVGSGKEKDVAEENGAGEGSDSEEGSQPLLANS